A section of the Candidatus Margulisiibacteriota bacterium genome encodes:
- a CDS encoding patatin-like phospholipase family protein has translation AGTSAGALIGSLYAGGVNITTLLEIATKIKWKHFFRIVLSKSGLVSSEEIESFVVSQIGKKTFADLEIPFAAVTTDLKTGKELILNKGPVEKAVRASCTFPWMYIPVKHEDDLLVDGCLKNNLPCDVVKKMGADIVIGVNVIPDINYGDNINNVLEIFDRALDLFILGQKQSCDVLIRPVKEKITSLELDKSEKLLRLGEEAALAMLPELKKAAL, from the coding sequence TAGCCGGCACCAGCGCGGGGGCCCTTATAGGTTCTCTTTACGCCGGCGGGGTCAATATAACGACCTTGCTGGAGATAGCCACCAAGATCAAATGGAAGCATTTTTTCAGGATAGTGCTTTCAAAATCCGGCCTGGTCTCAAGCGAGGAGATAGAATCCTTTGTGGTAAGCCAGATAGGGAAAAAGACCTTTGCGGACCTCGAGATCCCGTTTGCCGCCGTGACAACAGACCTTAAGACCGGAAAGGAGCTTATTTTGAACAAGGGCCCCGTGGAAAAAGCGGTGCGGGCCAGCTGCACCTTCCCCTGGATGTATATCCCCGTAAAGCACGAGGATGACCTTCTGGTGGACGGCTGCCTAAAGAACAATCTCCCCTGCGATGTGGTCAAGAAGATGGGAGCCGACATTGTGATCGGAGTAAATGTGATACCGGACATCAATTACGGGGACAATATTAATAATGTGCTGGAGATCTTTGACAGAGCGCTTGACCTTTTTATCCTGGGGCAAAAGCAGTCCTGCGATGTCCTGATAAGGCCGGTTAAAGAAAAGATAACCTCTCTTGAGCTGGACAAATCCGAAAAACTGCTCCGCCTTGGAGAAGAAGCCGCCCTGGCCATGCTGCCCGAACTTAAAAAAGCCGCCCTGTAG
- a CDS encoding ribose-phosphate pyrophosphokinase has protein sequence MTSAKNDMMMLFSGTSTPQLAGDIADYLGIHLGELLISKFACGEIYCRIKDNVRGRSVFIVQTATQQVNEDMMELFVLIDAFKRASARSITAVVPHLPYARQDRKAASREPISAKLMADLLTTAGVDRVITLDLHSDQIQGFFNIPVDNLTSLPLFASYIKNKNLKDPVIVAPDTGRAKTSKKLADRIGAPLAIIHKQRPEHNKAEVVHVVGDVKGKTAVIVDDMIDTAGTATMGVKALLAMGAEKDVYMMATHPLLSGPAVERLSKAGLKEVVVSDSIPVPKEKQFAALKTLSIAPLFGETIKRAYDNLSISSLFD, from the coding sequence ATGACAAGCGCTAAGAACGACATGATGATGCTCTTTTCCGGGACCTCGACACCGCAGCTGGCCGGCGACATTGCGGATTACCTTGGGATCCACCTCGGAGAGCTGCTTATTTCCAAGTTCGCCTGCGGCGAAATATACTGCAGGATCAAGGACAATGTTAGGGGAAGATCTGTCTTTATCGTTCAGACTGCCACCCAGCAGGTGAACGAGGACATGATGGAACTATTTGTCCTGATAGACGCCTTTAAGAGGGCTTCTGCCAGGAGCATAACTGCTGTGGTGCCTCATCTTCCGTATGCAAGGCAGGACAGAAAAGCGGCTTCCAGAGAACCGATCTCTGCCAAACTGATGGCCGACCTGCTTACAACGGCCGGAGTCGACAGAGTGATAACGCTGGACCTTCACTCGGACCAGATACAGGGATTCTTCAATATTCCAGTGGACAATCTGACATCCCTGCCGCTTTTTGCCAGTTATATTAAGAACAAGAACCTGAAAGACCCTGTCATTGTGGCCCCCGATACAGGCAGGGCCAAGACCTCAAAAAAACTGGCGGACAGGATAGGCGCTCCGCTTGCAATAATCCACAAACAGCGTCCCGAGCACAACAAGGCCGAGGTGGTGCATGTGGTGGGAGATGTCAAAGGCAAAACGGCCGTAATAGTTGATGACATGATAGATACCGCCGGGACCGCAACCATGGGAGTTAAGGCCCTTCTTGCTATGGGAGCGGAAAAAGATGTCTATATGATGGCAACGCATCCTTTGCTTTCGGGCCCTGCGGTGGAAAGGCTTAGCAAAGCCGGGCTTAAAGAGGTGGTTGTAAGCGATTCTATCCCCGTGCCAAAAGAAAAGCAGTTTGCAGCCCTAAAAACGCTCTCTATCGCGCCGCTTTTTGGCGAGACCATCAAGCGCGCCTACGACAATCTGTCTATAAGCAGTTTGTTCGACTAA
- a CDS encoding PorV/PorQ family protein, giving the protein MRKYTAPITRIAAFALAALFTASLFPAPSLAGVGGSYGLEFLKLYGGSRPLAMGEAYTAVADDTSSIIFNPAGLNFVNAFQIQAMSNQWFSGISQRMALAAFPIGFGVLGIGYTDLNSGDIQGYSNTGTAEAVFSTASNAIIVSYASKFREDLFYGVSIKGISEKLESFTGSSFGADLGIKYIMNSDLHLGASVLNLGPGLKFDQETTPLPITIRGGASYNAKIFEKDLKLAADVVLYSDSNKFNLGAEYKPHEILALRAGLYGSNLRAGAGLTTKPVVIDYSFAPDANLGATHQISLTFFLQGEDPIKKSIVENLAQAKAYYKASDYSNAIVKYERVLQLEPLNEEAKSGLVKSQQELNLTTYRFIALRQKTEMEEFTKEMLQKGKAFMGQGRYSDAVIVYSEILKVDPTNMEVLRQQDQARARLQERLNAKNKLESKEDVAEAMKHISLSQFEAARERLASALSKDPENRQAIDLMSKIKFLEKN; this is encoded by the coding sequence ATGAGAAAATACACCGCGCCCATAACAAGAATAGCAGCCTTTGCTCTAGCGGCTCTGTTCACAGCGTCTTTATTTCCTGCGCCTTCCCTTGCAGGGGTAGGCGGCTCTTATGGACTGGAATTTTTGAAGTTGTACGGCGGCAGCAGGCCTCTTGCAATGGGCGAGGCTTATACTGCGGTGGCTGACGATACCTCCTCCATCATATTTAACCCGGCGGGCCTTAATTTTGTGAACGCCTTTCAAATCCAGGCGATGTCAAACCAGTGGTTTTCGGGCATCAGCCAGAGAATGGCTCTTGCCGCATTTCCGATAGGCTTTGGGGTACTGGGAATCGGCTATACCGATCTTAATTCCGGGGATATACAGGGCTACAGCAATACGGGTACGGCAGAGGCGGTCTTTTCGACGGCGTCAAATGCGATAATAGTTTCATACGCGTCAAAATTCAGGGAAGACCTGTTTTACGGCGTTTCAATAAAAGGGATCTCGGAAAAGCTGGAAAGCTTTACCGGCTCATCCTTTGGCGCCGACCTGGGCATCAAGTATATAATGAATAGCGACCTGCATCTTGGGGCTTCGGTACTGAACCTTGGTCCGGGGCTCAAGTTTGATCAGGAAACGACCCCTTTGCCCATCACGATAAGGGGCGGCGCTTCTTACAACGCTAAAATATTTGAAAAGGATCTCAAACTGGCAGCGGACGTTGTCCTGTATTCCGACAGCAATAAGTTCAATCTTGGTGCAGAATATAAACCTCACGAGATCCTTGCGCTGCGGGCCGGCCTTTACGGCAGCAATCTGCGTGCCGGCGCAGGCCTGACCACTAAACCTGTAGTGATAGATTACTCTTTTGCCCCGGATGCGAATTTGGGAGCGACCCATCAGATCAGCCTTACCTTTTTCCTGCAGGGGGAGGATCCCATCAAAAAGTCCATTGTCGAGAACCTGGCGCAGGCAAAAGCATATTACAAGGCCAGCGATTATTCCAATGCCATTGTCAAATATGAAAGGGTCCTTCAACTGGAACCTCTTAACGAAGAAGCAAAGAGCGGCCTCGTAAAATCGCAGCAGGAACTAAACCTTACCACATACAGGTTCATTGCCCTTCGCCAGAAAACAGAAATGGAAGAGTTCACAAAAGAAATGCTCCAGAAGGGCAAGGCTTTTATGGGCCAGGGCAGATATTCTGATGCAGTTATCGTATATTCTGAGATATTGAAGGTTGATCCTACAAATATGGAGGTTCTGCGGCAGCAGGACCAGGCAAGGGCCAGACTCCAGGAAAGGCTGAATGCCAAGAACAAACTGGAATCAAAGGAAGATGTGGCTGAGGCCATGAAGCATATCTCCCTGTCGCAATTTGAGGCTGCGAGGGAACGGCTGGCCAGCGCCCTGTCAAAGGACCCCGAGAACAGGCAGGCGATAGACCTTATGTCCAAGATCAAGTTCCTGGAAAAAAACTAA
- a CDS encoding AAA family ATPase: MDTLLYKLRIGAAGMIVLLALSSFCLASSVDDLYDEATSRYLLGDVSGALSTLQKMLVVEPGNSKALGLMRQIKKETSGTAEEPAPKAEAPAATAPPVTRERPAREIPAARPVDRPSAKTAEQNEITLAAQSALAAARGYISAGQYEEARGELNTVLRLMPGHKEATLKLQEIDAVIKQKLSTRTARWNMLFYLAIAFGVLSLSGFIFYYLASSTDFLSGFAKKFKKKAHMCPECGKKNPSRAEFCIYCGTRMKVTLLTGKQAEWFAKFNWKKNPFSLSVIPDTFSGHKAEIAMIMQKINSKAGHVLIVGGLGTGKSTLLRYIETNLQDPFNPIYIMRPPEQNGDAINLIASTLAGKTNRTHKYSLMDLQALCEKHKDKVLIILVDEAHECNEDFEQFLRSLGDFQNVYLVFAGISQTREKFKRDMPALFDRIVETIWLGSLNHEEVKELIQKRIVDAGGAGITPFTGAAIDEIYSLSSGIPRGVLKICDWIITEAVEKNYTMIDKDQVALYKAFLASGGVEKEIEAQKIADPEPKQEPGKPALAVAPSVAEQGGAK; this comes from the coding sequence ATGGACACTTTGCTTTACAAGCTGAGGATAGGGGCCGCGGGGATGATCGTGCTTTTGGCTCTGTCATCTTTTTGCCTGGCCTCGAGCGTTGACGACCTGTATGATGAAGCAACCAGCAGATATCTGCTCGGGGATGTAAGCGGAGCCCTTTCTACCCTGCAAAAAATGCTGGTGGTAGAGCCGGGCAATTCAAAGGCTCTCGGACTTATGAGGCAGATAAAAAAGGAAACATCCGGTACTGCCGAAGAACCGGCTCCTAAAGCAGAAGCTCCCGCCGCAACAGCCCCTCCTGTAACGAGGGAGCGTCCTGCAAGAGAAATTCCGGCGGCAAGGCCTGTTGACAGACCTTCGGCAAAAACCGCGGAGCAGAACGAGATAACTTTGGCGGCGCAGTCCGCTCTTGCGGCAGCCAGAGGATATATCTCTGCCGGACAGTATGAGGAGGCAAGGGGCGAACTGAACACGGTCCTAAGGCTTATGCCGGGTCACAAAGAGGCAACATTAAAGCTGCAGGAAATAGATGCTGTAATAAAACAGAAGCTGAGCACAAGGACAGCCCGATGGAACATGCTTTTTTATCTGGCCATAGCCTTTGGCGTTTTGTCTTTATCGGGTTTTATCTTCTACTATCTGGCATCCAGCACCGACTTCTTGTCCGGTTTTGCCAAAAAGTTCAAGAAAAAAGCCCATATGTGCCCGGAATGCGGCAAAAAGAACCCGTCCAGGGCAGAGTTCTGCATCTATTGCGGTACCAGGATGAAGGTAACTCTGCTGACAGGAAAGCAGGCGGAGTGGTTTGCCAAGTTCAACTGGAAAAAGAACCCTTTCAGCCTCAGCGTGATACCAGATACATTTTCGGGCCATAAGGCAGAGATAGCGATGATAATGCAGAAAATAAATTCTAAAGCAGGCCATGTGCTGATAGTCGGCGGCCTTGGCACAGGGAAAAGCACGCTTCTCAGATACATAGAGACCAACCTTCAGGACCCGTTCAATCCAATATATATAATGAGGCCGCCCGAGCAGAACGGCGACGCTATCAATCTGATAGCCTCAACTCTGGCGGGGAAAACCAACAGGACCCATAAGTATTCGCTTATGGACCTGCAGGCGCTTTGCGAAAAGCACAAGGACAAAGTGCTCATAATACTTGTTGACGAGGCTCACGAATGCAACGAGGATTTTGAACAGTTCCTCAGGTCGCTGGGGGATTTCCAGAATGTGTATCTTGTTTTTGCCGGCATCTCGCAGACAAGAGAAAAATTCAAGAGGGACATGCCCGCCCTGTTTGACAGGATAGTGGAAACTATCTGGCTGGGTTCTCTTAACCATGAGGAAGTCAAAGAGCTTATTCAAAAGAGGATCGTCGATGCCGGAGGTGCCGGCATCACGCCGTTCACAGGGGCCGCGATAGACGAAATATACAGTTTGAGTTCGGGCATACCAAGGGGAGTTCTCAAGATCTGTGACTGGATCATTACTGAGGCAGTGGAAAAGAATTACACCATGATAGACAAAGACCAGGTGGCGCTGTACAAGGCTTTCCTTGCATCAGGAGGAGTGGAAAAGGAGATCGAAGCCCAAAAGATAGCAGATCCGGAACCTAAGCAGGAGCCGGGCAAGCCTGCGCTTGCTGTTGCGCCTTCTGTTGCGGAACAGGGGGGAGCCAAATGA
- a CDS encoding Nramp family divalent metal transporter, with translation MKLARIFLFFSLIGPGLLTAIGNNDVGGIASNSAAGAHFGYSFLWVLLIITVGLTVILDICARMGLVTGKGLMDLIRENFGLRWAAFSALCLCIANIATIVSNFGGLAGGIEMFGISRYIFVPLVCFVIWYLVSKGTYKIVERGLLIISLVVLSYIGAAILAGPDWGQVIKQTFIPSVQMDGAYLMLMVAFVGTTIAPWMLFFIQSMIVDKGLTKKNLSFVRWEVWLSSFLSGYVISFFIITACAATLFKNGIIINDISDAAMALRPLAGEFAFILFAVGLLASAILASFLLPLTTAYAVCEAFGFENGLNKSPEDAPAFYRIFTSLIVLGALFILIPGIPIFPLIITAQVVAGLITPVLLVFILLLANKKGLMGKYANGPILNIIALISVSGIIIVAAVYLGMVFFGKV, from the coding sequence TTGAAACTAGCAAGGATATTTTTATTCTTTTCGCTTATAGGGCCCGGCCTTTTAACGGCCATCGGCAATAACGATGTCGGCGGAATAGCAAGCAATTCTGCCGCAGGGGCCCATTTCGGGTACAGCTTTCTGTGGGTGCTGCTCATAATAACCGTGGGCCTTACTGTGATACTCGACATCTGCGCGAGAATGGGGCTCGTTACAGGCAAAGGGCTGATGGACCTTATAAGGGAGAATTTCGGGCTAAGGTGGGCGGCTTTTTCTGCTCTTTGCCTGTGCATAGCCAACATAGCGACCATTGTGTCCAATTTTGGCGGGCTTGCAGGCGGGATCGAAATGTTCGGCATCTCAAGATACATCTTTGTACCGCTTGTGTGCTTTGTGATCTGGTATCTTGTCAGCAAAGGCACCTATAAGATAGTCGAAAGAGGTCTTCTCATCATTTCCCTGGTCGTTCTAAGCTATATCGGAGCGGCCATACTGGCGGGGCCCGACTGGGGACAGGTCATAAAACAGACCTTTATCCCTTCCGTCCAAATGGACGGAGCCTACCTTATGCTGATGGTCGCTTTTGTAGGAACCACTATTGCCCCGTGGATGCTGTTCTTTATACAATCGATGATAGTGGACAAGGGGCTTACAAAAAAGAACCTTTCCTTTGTGCGCTGGGAGGTCTGGCTCAGTTCTTTCCTGTCCGGTTATGTAATATCGTTCTTCATAATTACCGCCTGCGCGGCAACTCTATTTAAGAACGGCATTATCATAAACGACATTTCGGACGCCGCCATGGCGCTGCGCCCTCTGGCGGGAGAGTTCGCCTTTATACTGTTTGCCGTCGGGCTTCTTGCCTCGGCGATCCTTGCATCCTTTCTTCTGCCGCTGACAACGGCTTATGCGGTGTGCGAGGCTTTTGGTTTTGAGAACGGGCTTAACAAAAGCCCCGAAGATGCGCCGGCATTTTACAGGATCTTTACCTCCCTCATAGTGCTGGGAGCCTTATTCATATTGATCCCCGGCATCCCGATATTCCCTCTCATCATTACCGCTCAGGTCGTGGCAGGGCTCATCACGCCGGTACTGCTGGTCTTCATACTGCTTCTGGCCAACAAGAAAGGGCTGATGGGAAAGTACGCAAACGGCCCTATTTTGAACATAATCGCCCTTATCTCGGTATCAGGCATCATAATAGTAGCGGCAGTATATCTTGGAATGGTGTTTTTTGGAAAGGTCTAG
- a CDS encoding homoserine dehydrogenase — translation MNKPVKIGLLGFGTVGCGIAEVLADNADIISGKAGCRIEIGKIADPDLERQRSVKVDKKLLTANAQDVISDTSISIIAEAIGGVDPALKYILSSIEAGKHVVTSNKEVVAKHLRQINEAARNKGVKVLFEASVGGAIPILAALRRSLAANEITDVYGIVNGTTNFILSKMTGEKREFGDVLKEAQKKGFAESDPKNDIEGYDASYKAAILASLAFGVEVNWQEVKFEGISKISLEDIKYASEIGYVIKLLAIAKKTGDSVDVRVHPALVPAEHPLASVRDQFNAIYVKGNAMGASMFYGEGAGARPTASAMISDMIEICDSGSRAYYPALKKTRIKSLDEASSRYYIRLKAKDMPGVLAAVSGIFAEKKVSIQAALQKETVGSVATVVIIVHTVAERDFKKSMELIAGLPHVIEVCNTIRVGMEQ, via the coding sequence ATGAATAAACCGGTCAAAATAGGCCTGCTGGGATTTGGCACCGTCGGCTGTGGGATTGCCGAGGTCCTGGCGGATAACGCAGATATTATCAGCGGGAAGGCAGGCTGCCGTATTGAGATCGGCAAAATTGCTGACCCGGACCTTGAGAGGCAGCGCAGCGTCAAAGTTGATAAAAAACTTCTCACCGCTAACGCCCAGGATGTTATCAGCGATACCTCAATAAGCATAATTGCCGAAGCCATAGGCGGGGTAGATCCGGCGCTCAAGTACATACTGTCTTCCATCGAAGCCGGAAAGCATGTGGTAACCTCAAACAAAGAAGTAGTAGCCAAACACCTGAGGCAGATCAACGAGGCCGCGCGCAATAAAGGCGTCAAGGTGCTTTTTGAGGCCTCGGTCGGCGGGGCTATCCCGATACTGGCGGCACTGAGAAGATCCCTTGCCGCAAATGAGATAACCGATGTCTACGGCATTGTGAACGGCACCACCAACTTTATCCTTTCAAAAATGACCGGCGAAAAACGCGAGTTTGGCGATGTGTTAAAAGAAGCGCAGAAGAAAGGATTTGCAGAATCCGATCCCAAGAACGATATTGAGGGATATGACGCATCCTACAAGGCTGCCATTCTGGCAAGCCTGGCCTTTGGCGTTGAGGTGAACTGGCAGGAAGTTAAATTTGAAGGCATCTCAAAGATCTCGCTGGAAGATATTAAATATGCTTCCGAGATAGGCTATGTGATAAAACTGCTTGCCATTGCAAAAAAGACCGGGGACTCTGTTGATGTCAGGGTGCACCCGGCTCTTGTCCCTGCTGAGCACCCGCTGGCTTCGGTCAGAGACCAGTTCAATGCCATATATGTTAAAGGCAATGCCATGGGAGCCTCCATGTTCTACGGAGAAGGGGCGGGGGCAAGGCCCACGGCATCCGCTATGATCTCGGATATGATCGAAATTTGCGACAGCGGCTCAAGGGCGTATTACCCGGCGCTCAAAAAAACGCGCATTAAAAGCCTTGACGAAGCCTCTTCAAGATACTACATTAGATTAAAGGCAAAGGACATGCCGGGGGTCTTGGCAGCGGTCTCGGGCATCTTTGCCGAAAAAAAGGTCAGTATACAGGCGGCGCTGCAAAAGGAGACCGTGGGCAGCGTGGCGACCGTTGTGATAATAGTCCATACGGTAGCGGAAAGGGACTTCAAAAAATCGATGGAGCTGATAGCCGGGCTGCCCCATGTTATAGAGGTCTGCAATACAATAAGAGTGGGAATGGAGCAATAA
- the miaB gene encoding tRNA (N6-isopentenyl adenosine(37)-C2)-methylthiotransferase MiaB: MEHYFIKTFGCQMNENDSEIMAGTLEGLGLLPTSDYRQADVILVNTCSVRDTAERKAAGFIQLLTHLKSKKPGILIGIVGCMAQRLGDDLLKKYRFVDFVLGPGEETGLGAVISGRCGSRPEPTHTSIIKRKPSVRAWIKVMEGCDNFCSFCIVPYVRGREKSRPVEDVIGEMEALDKSIYKEVMLLGQNVNSYQYGFNDLLKKSAQVKGLLKIRFMTSHPKDMSPEIIETVAQNKKLCKSFHLPLQSGDDEVLKRMNRGYTREDYRRLVAAVRKTIPEASVTSDIIAGFPGETEEQFRNTLDLIEELELDSVITAAYDLRPGTAAQKMDGQVPAQEKGKRLSRLIETVERTALKKNKTLEGKTLEVLVEEKGFGRTDTNKIVRFKASVPRIGELVRVRIERAASWVLNGSLDN, encoded by the coding sequence ATGGAACACTATTTTATAAAAACCTTCGGTTGTCAAATGAACGAGAACGATTCCGAAATAATGGCGGGGACCCTGGAAGGCCTCGGGCTTTTGCCGACCTCTGATTACCGCCAGGCGGATGTCATCCTTGTCAACACCTGCTCCGTCAGGGATACCGCCGAAAGAAAAGCCGCAGGCTTTATACAGTTGTTAACGCATCTTAAGTCCAAAAAACCCGGCATTTTGATCGGGATAGTGGGCTGCATGGCGCAGCGGCTGGGGGATGATCTTCTAAAGAAATACCGTTTTGTGGATTTTGTGCTGGGGCCGGGGGAGGAGACAGGATTGGGTGCGGTCATATCGGGTAGGTGCGGGTCGCGACCCGAACCTACGCACACATCTATTATAAAACGCAAGCCATCCGTCCGCGCGTGGATAAAGGTGATGGAAGGCTGCGACAATTTTTGTTCGTTCTGCATCGTTCCCTATGTGAGAGGAAGAGAAAAAAGCAGGCCTGTTGAGGATGTGATAGGGGAGATGGAGGCTCTTGATAAAAGCATCTACAAAGAGGTCATGCTTCTGGGGCAGAATGTTAATTCTTATCAGTACGGCTTTAACGATCTGCTAAAAAAATCAGCACAAGTAAAAGGACTTTTAAAAATAAGGTTCATGACCTCCCATCCAAAGGATATGAGCCCGGAAATAATAGAGACCGTGGCACAGAATAAAAAGCTCTGCAAGTCTTTTCATCTTCCCCTTCAAAGCGGAGATGACGAGGTTCTCAAAAGAATGAACAGAGGATACACACGGGAAGATTACAGGCGGCTTGTTGCAGCGGTGCGAAAAACTATCCCCGAAGCGAGTGTAACCTCGGACATTATAGCGGGCTTTCCAGGAGAAACAGAAGAACAGTTCCGCAACACCCTTGATCTTATCGAAGAGCTTGAGCTGGATTCGGTCATTACAGCCGCCTACGATCTGCGTCCGGGAACCGCGGCCCAAAAGATGGATGGGCAGGTCCCTGCGCAGGAAAAGGGTAAAAGGCTTTCAAGGCTTATTGAAACAGTTGAAAGAACAGCTCTAAAAAAGAATAAGACGCTGGAAGGCAAAACGCTCGAAGTTCTTGTTGAAGAAAAAGGCTTTGGAAGGACCGATACGAACAAGATCGTGCGGTTTAAAGCCAGCGTTCCCAGGATTGGGGAGCTTGTCCGGGTCAGGATAGAGCGGGCTGCCTCGTGGGTGTTGAATGGATCGCTTGATAACTGA
- a CDS encoding response regulator, producing MTDILVVDDDKNLSCLLQEYLKSVNYSSEVVNSGEDALSFLSKTMPRMVLLDIMLPIVDGYEVCRKIRADEKTRSLPVVFMTALDVPRLIEKCYKAGGNDVVMKPLDHADLLGKIKKHISANN from the coding sequence ATGACGGATATACTTGTCGTTGATGATGATAAAAATTTGTCCTGTCTTTTGCAGGAATACCTGAAGTCCGTCAATTACTCCAGCGAGGTGGTCAACAGCGGAGAAGATGCGCTTTCGTTCTTGAGCAAAACGATGCCCCGCATGGTACTGCTTGACATAATGCTACCAATTGTGGACGGATACGAAGTTTGCAGAAAAATAAGGGCGGACGAAAAGACCAGATCGCTTCCCGTTGTTTTTATGACGGCGCTCGATGTGCCCAGGCTAATAGAAAAGTGCTATAAAGCGGGGGGAAATGATGTTGTCATGAAACCCCTGGACCACGCTGACCTGCTCGGCAAGATAAAAAAACACATCTCTGCCAACAACTAG